Proteins encoded together in one Streptomyces sp. NBC_01216 window:
- a CDS encoding AI-2E family transporter translates to MQPASPPPVVPFLRTAAAYAWRLLVVGALVYSLFALLGRFHEIGVAVFLGLVVTALLRPVADLLARWLPRPAAVTLTLLGGIALVVGVLTLVGEAVEGERTTLVREFRAGVGRLEDWLERPPFRLDPDALTDVQARIGQFLSSHRSTVVSEALSGAHHLVAVLTTLALALFSAVFFIHSGDRQWAWLTGQLPRSVRGRAEIGGRAAWRTFTGYTHGIVLVAAVNAVLVGVALWLLGVPLAVPLALLEFMAAFVPLIGSPVALAVAAVVALATKGPLVAGIVVALIVVIGQIEGHLLHPLVMSWAVRLHPLVVAISVIAGSIAAGIVGAVVAVPMVSVVWSVRTALRDSGEAPRA, encoded by the coding sequence ATGCAGCCAGCCTCGCCACCGCCGGTGGTCCCGTTCCTTCGTACCGCCGCCGCGTACGCGTGGCGACTGCTGGTCGTCGGAGCACTCGTGTACAGCCTGTTCGCCCTGCTGGGCCGTTTCCACGAGATCGGGGTGGCCGTCTTCCTCGGCCTGGTCGTCACCGCGCTGCTGCGTCCGGTCGCGGACCTGCTCGCCCGATGGCTCCCCCGCCCGGCGGCGGTCACCCTCACTCTGCTCGGCGGCATCGCGCTGGTCGTCGGGGTGCTCACGCTGGTCGGCGAGGCGGTGGAGGGCGAGCGGACGACCCTTGTGCGGGAGTTCCGGGCGGGTGTGGGCCGCCTGGAGGATTGGCTGGAACGGCCGCCGTTCCGCCTGGACCCGGACGCGCTCACGGACGTCCAGGCGCGGATCGGACAGTTCCTGTCGAGCCACCGCTCGACGGTGGTCAGCGAGGCGCTGAGCGGCGCCCATCACCTGGTGGCGGTGCTCACCACGCTGGCCCTGGCCTTGTTCAGCGCGGTGTTCTTCATCCATTCGGGAGACCGGCAGTGGGCGTGGCTGACGGGGCAGTTGCCGCGGTCCGTGCGCGGCAGGGCGGAGATCGGGGGGCGGGCGGCCTGGCGCACCTTCACCGGATACACGCACGGCATCGTGCTGGTGGCCGCGGTCAACGCGGTTCTCGTCGGCGTCGCGCTGTGGCTCCTCGGAGTCCCGCTCGCGGTTCCGCTCGCGCTGCTGGAGTTCATGGCCGCGTTCGTCCCGCTCATCGGGTCGCCGGTCGCCCTCGCGGTCGCCGCGGTCGTCGCCCTGGCCACGAAGGGCCCGCTCGTGGCGGGGATCGTGGTCGCCCTGATCGTGGTCATCGGCCAGATCGAGGGGCATCTGCTGCACCCGCTCGTGATGAGCTGGGCCGTGCGACTGCACCCGCTGGTGGTGGCGATCTCGGTGATCGCGGGATCGATCGCGGCGGGCATCGTGGGCGCGGTGGTCGCCGTGCCGATGGTCTCGGTGGTGTGGTCGGTCCGTACGGCGCTGCGGGACTCGGGCGAGGCGCCCCGCGCCTGA
- a CDS encoding M4 family metallopeptidase translates to MARRIPRGLLALATATATVALIAPAGAASAAGAVPAAPQARIFMVNPVQSTGDQSLADGKDAADAVPASAYATVGLRNLDGTGALSGRWASVSSHTGGAARVADAAAYDRHDDQFEQVMAYFWVNEAQEYLQGLGFGSELPGANDRVQPVRINQWGADNSFFTDKKAEIRFGKGGVDDAEDAEVIVHEYGHAVHHAQVPGFGTSPEAGAIGEAFGDYLAVEVGSSAAARHGWPLKADEACVADWDSVPYSAAPHCLRRIDGTKVYADRVGEVHADGEIWSRALLDIRDALGARTADRVIVNAQFGFAPDTSFTDAANRTIETARKMYGTDAEAAVRAAFQARQIPGLR, encoded by the coding sequence ATGGCTCGCCGCATACCCCGCGGTCTGCTCGCCCTCGCCACGGCCACCGCCACCGTGGCCCTGATCGCTCCGGCCGGAGCCGCCTCGGCGGCCGGTGCCGTGCCGGCCGCGCCGCAGGCGCGGATCTTCATGGTCAACCCCGTCCAGTCCACGGGCGACCAGTCGCTCGCGGACGGCAAGGACGCGGCGGACGCGGTCCCCGCATCGGCCTACGCCACCGTCGGCCTGCGCAATCTCGACGGAACCGGCGCCCTCTCCGGACGGTGGGCCTCCGTCAGCTCCCACACGGGCGGCGCCGCGCGAGTCGCCGACGCCGCCGCCTACGACCGGCACGACGACCAGTTCGAGCAGGTCATGGCCTACTTCTGGGTCAACGAGGCGCAGGAGTACCTGCAGGGTCTCGGCTTCGGCAGCGAACTCCCGGGCGCCAACGACCGCGTGCAGCCGGTCCGGATCAACCAGTGGGGCGCGGACAACTCCTTCTTCACCGACAAGAAGGCCGAGATCCGCTTCGGCAAGGGCGGTGTCGACGACGCAGAGGACGCCGAGGTGATCGTCCACGAGTACGGCCACGCGGTGCATCACGCCCAGGTCCCCGGCTTCGGCACCTCGCCGGAGGCCGGCGCGATCGGTGAGGCGTTCGGCGACTACCTCGCCGTCGAGGTCGGCTCGTCCGCCGCGGCCCGTCACGGCTGGCCGCTGAAGGCCGACGAGGCGTGCGTCGCCGACTGGGACTCCGTTCCCTACAGCGCCGCACCCCACTGCCTGCGCCGCATCGACGGCACCAAGGTGTACGCGGACCGTGTGGGCGAAGTACACGCGGACGGCGAGATCTGGTCCCGCGCCCTGCTCGACATCCGCGACGCCCTCGGAGCCCGGACCGCGGACCGTGTCATCGTCAACGCCCAGTTCGGCTTCGCGCCCGACACGAGTTTCACGGACGCGGCGAACCGGACGATCGAGACCGCCCGGAAGATGTACGGCACGGACGCGGAGGCCGCGGTGCGCGCGGCGTTCCAGGCCCGGCAGATCCCCGGCCTCCGGTAG